The DNA region GACCGTGACGGCGCGCCGTCGGTGGCGTTCGGTGAATGTTTCGGAAATGGCGATATTGCCGGTGTGTTTGTGGAGTGTCCTAGCAACCCGTTGCTGCGATGTGTGGATTTGGCGGAGTTGGCCCAGGAGGCCGGACGTCGCGATATCCCGGTGGTAGTGGATGATACGGTTTCGAGTTCACGCAATGTGGATGTGATCGGTCACGCGGACATGGTGAGCACTAGTTTGACCAAATGGTGGTCGGGCAGTGGCGACGTCATGGCTGGATCGATCGTGCTCAACCCACGCGGCAAACATTATGAGCGCCTCAAGCGAGCGATGGATGCGGCTCGCTTGCCGGAGCTGTGTGCTCCCGATGCGTTGCATCTCGCGCCGCTCACCGAGGGCTATGCCAAACGGGTGGCCGCCGCCAGCGACAACGCGAAGGCATTGGTCGAGTGGTTGCGCGACCAGCCTGAGGTGGCGCGGGTGTGGCATCCGCTCACCGAAACGGCGAACCACTACGAAGCGATCCGTCGCGCCGATGGTGGATGGGGGGCATTGTTCTCGCTGACATTCCACGGTGGCGAGGAAAGCTCGGCGCGCTTCTTTGATGCGCTGGAGCTAAACAAGGGACCGAGTCTGGGGACGAATTTCACGCTTGTATGCCCGTATGTGCTGCTCGCGCATTATGACGAACTGGATTGGGCCGCCGAACTCGGTGCGCCACGCGATCTGGTACGGGTATCGGTGGGCTGCGAGCCGATTGATGAGTTGATCGCGAAGTTCGAGCGCGCGTTGGCAGCGATCCATCGGGCGGCGTAGGGACTGGTTTTAAGTTGTTACGTGGTTAGGTTTTAGGGGGCGGAGTGGTCGCTGCGCTCCTTTGGTTTGGTGGCCGGACGGGAGACCGGCGGTCCGGGGGGGCGATGAGAGCTGCGGAGATACGAAGTCGTTTTGTGACTCTGTGTTTCTCGTGGCTATCAACCCCGAGCGGATCCCGGTCTGATCTGTATTGGTGACCACTCGAGCCCTTTGCGTCTTAGCGACAGCGTGGTCTTTGCGTGAGTATCTCAATGGAGCGGAGGACGGGAGACCGGCGGTCCGTCGGCATCGATGGCTAGCCGTAGTTAGTAATCTGCGGATGGAGATCAAAGCCACCGCGGGTGATGTAGACCACCCCGTGTTAGGCGCCGCAGGCGGTGGCGAAGGCGTCTAGCAGTGGGGTGCGGTATTTGTCGCGGTGAAGGATGCTGAAGAGCGTGCGGTGTAGGTTGAGGCCGCGCACGCTGATTGCGGTCAATTGTCCGGTGGTGAGTTGGTCTGCGACGACGTGTTGTGACAGGCAACCAAGTCCCAGGTTTTGCTGAACGGCTCGCTTCACGGCTTCGCTCGATCCTAGTTCCATTCGGATGCGGACATTGGCGGCGCGCTCAGCCAATGCGCTCTCGAATACAGACCGGGTTCCCGATCCGGCTTCGCGTAAGACCCAGTCATACTCGAGTAGGTGGTCTATGGTGGGCGACCTGAACTTTGCCAGCGGGTGTTCTGGGTGGGCGATGATCACCAAGTCGTCGTCACGCCATGGTTTCAGCTCGGTGTGCGGCGTGAGAGACGTGCCTTCGACGAATCCGATATCGGCGTTGCAGGCCGCAATAGCCTGGGCGACGTCGGATGTGTTGCCGACAACTGTCTTGATTTCGACGTTCGGGTGATCGCTGCAGAAGCGGGCTAGAATCTCGGGTAGGAGGTAATTGCCGATGGTAGAGCTTGCCGCGACGACCAGCTCTCCGTGCAGTTCCTCATTCGAGTGGTCGAACATGTGCTCGATGTCGTAAACACGCTGCAGTAGTTCATGAGCACGGGGATAGAGAAGGCGCCCACGGTCGTTGAGTTGCAGTCCTCTGCCTGTGCGGTCGAACAATGGGCCGCCGAGTTGATCCTCAAGCTCCTTCAGCGCCATACTCAGCGCGGACTGACTCAAGGCGATGGACTTTGCGGCGTGGGTCATGTTGCCCGCTTTGACGATGGCAAGGAAGAGCTCCACTTGGCGCAAGGTGATCTGCATCGTTCAAGGTATCAGTTAAACTGATTGAATCAATATGAACGATTGATTGGAGTGAATTGTGGGCTGGGCGTATGGCTTCACTGTGAAAATTGTCTCCTCGCTGAAATCCGTGGGGCCCGGGCTGGCGCTGGTTGTTGCGATTGCTTCTGCAGCGTGGCTGATGGCCCCTGTGGTACCGGTCTTTGACCGCGTGACGCTGGCCTTGGTGATTGGCGCAGCGGTTCGCGGTGTGTGGGGGGCGTCGGGTCGATGTGAGCTGGGGATCCGCATTGGTGAGCGGCAAATGTTGTCGGCTGCGATTGTGCTGATGGGGTGTCAGTTCGGTGCCGGTGCTATCTCTGAGATCGGGCAGGTTTTGCCTACCGTCATCGCTACGATTGGAGTGACACTGTTGGCGGCATTGCTGATCGGCAGATGGTTTGGGTTGTCGCTGCGCTTTAGTTTGTTGCTCGGTGCTGGCAATGCGATCTGCGGTGCCTCGGCGATAGCGGGCGTCGCCCCAGGATTGCATGCGGATGAACGCGAGATCGGTGTCGCGGTAGGTGTGGTGAACTTGTTGGGAACCGTGGGGATGTTGGCTGTGCCTGTGTTGGCGCTGAAATGTGGTTTCGGAGCGGAGGAGAGTGCGTGTTTGATCGGTGGTTCGCTGCAGGCCATTGGTCAGGCGGTTGCTGCTGGGTATTCATTGGGCGAGTCGGTCGGTGAGCTCTCCACGGTGGTGAAGATGTTGAGGGTTTCGTTGCTGTTGCCGGTGGCATTGTTGTTGCCGTTGGTGTTGCGGATTGGGGATAGTGGGAGTTCGGTTGGCGGGAGGAGAGTGCGGGGTTGGAGGTCGGTGCCGTGGTACTTGGTTGGGTTTGTTCTGTGTGCGGTGATGGCCTCAAGCGGCGCGGTGGATAGTGTGACTGATGTCCTCGGGAAATTTGCAAAACCGGCGCTGGTCATAGCGATGGCGGCGATCGGTCTGCGGATCGATCCTCGCGTGCTTCTTCGCCAGGCTCCACGCGCCCTGGTAGTGGGAGCGTTGGTTAATGGCGTACAGATAGCATTCTTGATTTCGATGCTGAGTTACTAGAAGCGATATGATTCTATAAATGTACTTGTGGGGGTGTGTGGATATTCGTTAGATCCAACCCGCTATGCGCCCCCATTTGTTTTCAGCTCTTTGTATCGGACTATGCACCGCCCCCATGATCGCTCCGGCTTTTGCGGAAGTTGCGGTTTCCGAGGTGGCAGATGATCAGGCCGGCGCGGTTCATTTCAATGGAGCATTCGACCGGTTGCTGGAGCTGGGCGTGGTGGATACCAAAGGTGCGCAGTACGTGCGGCTGAGCTTTGAGGGGATGCCATCCGGGGTGCCGGAGCTGGTTCGTGTGCGGCAGGTGATGAGCAATGCCCGCGGCGCGACTCGCAACGGCAATGGCTGGATTGTAAAAGACAAGGAGGGGCGAAGCTGGTTTACGCCTGATGGGGTCAACCGGGTGGAGGTGCGCGAGAAGAAGAGAGCGAACGCGCTGATGCGTGCGTTGGGCGGAGGAAGCGATGACGACAAGGAGGCCTCCGGTGTGCCTGCCAGTTGGCGCCGCGCTGCGGTGAAAAAGGATGCGCGGGCAATGGTCAAAGACATCACCAAAGCGACCGAAGAAAACGGTATCCTGGATCCCGACCGCTTCAGCTATGACGACAGAGGTCAGAAGTTTTTAAGTCAGGTCGTGCTCGATGCCTGCTTGATGTACCGCGCGGGTTATGCGGATGAGGCGAATGAATTGGTGCACGTGGCGTTGAGTGTTTACCCTACGCCGGAGCGGGTGATCGATGGGGTGATCGATGATCTTGCTGAGGCTCGTTACGCCGAGGTTTACGAAGCTTTCCAGAAGTCCCGAGACTGGCAGGCTTATCGTGATGGTGTGCGGTCCCTGGTTGAACGGTTTCCGCGCGGCTGGCTCTGCCGTGAGGGGGCGATGGTGTTGTCCGAAAAGTTGGATGCCCGGATTTCGGGCAAACAGCGGGTGGCGCAGGATGCCTTCAATGGTCATCCATTGAGCGCTCAAACGAAGGCATTGCTGGATGGATTGCGTCAACGTGAGACGGTGATTTATCCGTCTCAGCTTTCGGGATGGTTGCTGTATCCCACCGATCGCGACGAGTTGAAGAGCTTGGGGCGGTATGGTCAGGCGATTGCAGATGAATGGATGATCGAGCTGATCGCCTCGGGGATGGACGGCTTTCTTGGCTTGTTGGCAGCGGCTGAGAGTGATGAGTTTCTGATGGTGTCTCGCGAAGATTCGGCGCGGTCTTACTATTCTCGAAGCGACATTCTGCGGGCCGCACTCAGTCGTAGTGATGGCGAACTGGGCGATGCTTTGTTTAGCGCCATGGAGCGGCCGACGTTGATGAGCGATGTGGCGCTGGAGTTGCTCAAGGCTGCCTATCCTGACGGCAGCGATTCGGGGATGTCCATCAGCTTCGGTGGGAGTGAAGAAATCGGAGCTGCGGAGTATTATCAGTGGTGGAAAGAGCACCGTGACCTGTCGAAGCTTGAGTTGGCTCGGGTCTATTTCTCCGACGGAGGAGGGACGCACAAGTTGGTCGCGATGAAATGGCTGGCGGAGTCCCAGAATTCCAGTGATGCCAAGTTGGTAGAGGATGCTGTGTTTGCTATGGAACTGCGCGCCGGGCTGGAGCTGGCGGCGAAGTGGGTGGATCTGCGTCGGAGCAATGCGGCGGAGTTTCTCGCGAGGTGGGAGGCGCATGTGCGTGAGCAGGTGGCAGCGGCGGATGAGGACGACTACATGATCCCATGGCAACTGCGGCAGGAGAAGGGCTTGGACGAGCACTTCAAGTCGCTGCAGTTGTTGGTCAACGACACCACCGCCGACGAGTTGTTCGCGAAGATGCGGGCCGGTGAACTGGATGTGGAATCCGGGATCAAGCAGTTGGCCGTTCTTTTGGAGGAAAAGGAGATCGAGCAGTTGCCGGCGATCATGGACTTGGTGGCGGCGTTGGAGGATGTCGACGACCAAATGCGGGTGTTGGACTGGATCACCGATACGGCGGTCGCGCGATCCGGAAGCTGGGGCGAGGGGCCGGAGGCTGAAGCGCTGAAGATTGGTTACCGTGCGAGGATTGCCGGTAAGCTGGATGCTTCCCGCGCGCATTGGGGGATGCTTCCCGCGCGCATTGGGAAGAACTGCTTGCCAGTGATGCGACCTCAGAGTGGGCAGAAGGTCAGTGGGGCTATGGCGATGTGCGCTCGCTCGCCGCTGCGTGTCTCGTTGCAATTTATGCGCCTGAGGTCAATCAGAAGATGTATGGGATTGCGTTCTGGCGGTCCGAGGAGGCGCTGCAGCATGAGCACATCAAGGTGGCCAGGCGGTTGCTGGCGGGTGAGTCTGTTCATGCGAACTACCAACCGGGGGCAGCTTTCGAAGGAGATGTGGCGAAAATGCGTGCCGATGTGGCCGAGCTGACAACGCCTCAGGTGTTGGAGTATATCGATGCGTTGGCGGTCGAGCAGTTGCCGGTGTGGCAGGCCTGCTTTGAAGGTTACGAGGGAGGAGCTCCGGCTGGAGTGACGGGGTTGCAGAATGTGGTGTTTGAAACTTTGGTGTTTGAAACTTATCACAGCGGTGAATTGCCTGATGGCTTCAGTGATTCAGTGGATGATATGGTACTGCGCAAGACGGTGGATCGAGAGTTGGTTGAGCAGACCGCTCGGTTCCTTCTTGAGCAACGCTCGGAAATGAAGGGCGGCGGGGCGTGGTTTTACCCCGATCGAACCAACCTGCTGCGAATATATGACCTCAACACCTTGACGTTGATAGGCAGCTCTTACCTTCGTCGACCCCAGGTCGATGCGGCGTCAGACCGTCTGCGTAAGGGGCAGGCGGAGGCGATGGTTCTGATGGTGGATCCGAGTGACGCGCAGAAAGGCTTCCGTGTGCTGTACCATCCGGCGGCGGGCGATCTTAAGCTTGATGGGATGGCCGATTCCCTTGATGCGGTGTTGGAGAACGAAGACGGTGGCGCCTCTGTAAGTCTGATTTTCCTGACCGCCGATGGGCTGAAGCAGATGGAGGCGGGAGAGGAGGAATAAGTTTCGAATCTTATTGCCTGCGATTGTTATAATAATTATCAAGCTC from Sulfuriroseicoccus oceanibius includes:
- a CDS encoding LysR family transcriptional regulator, with protein sequence MQITLRQVELFLAIVKAGNMTHAAKSIALSQSALSMALKELEDQLGGPLFDRTGRGLQLNDRGRLLYPRAHELLQRVYDIEHMFDHSNEELHGELVVAASSTIGNYLLPEILARFCSDHPNVEIKTVVGNTSDVAQAIAACNADIGFVEGTSLTPHTELKPWRDDDLVIIAHPEHPLAKFRSPTIDHLLEYDWVLREAGSGTRSVFESALAERAANVRIRMELGSSEAVKRAVQQNLGLGCLSQHVVADQLTTGQLTAISVRGLNLHRTLFSILHRDKYRTPLLDAFATACGA
- a CDS encoding YeiH family protein — its product is MKIVSSLKSVGPGLALVVAIASAAWLMAPVVPVFDRVTLALVIGAAVRGVWGASGRCELGIRIGERQMLSAAIVLMGCQFGAGAISEIGQVLPTVIATIGVTLLAALLIGRWFGLSLRFSLLLGAGNAICGASAIAGVAPGLHADEREIGVAVGVVNLLGTVGMLAVPVLALKCGFGAEESACLIGGSLQAIGQAVAAGYSLGESVGELSTVVKMLRVSLLLPVALLLPLVLRIGDSGSSVGGRRVRGWRSVPWYLVGFVLCAVMASSGAVDSVTDVLGKFAKPALVIAMAAIGLRIDPRVLLRQAPRALVVGALVNGVQIAFLISMLSY
- a CDS encoding PLP-dependent transferase encodes the protein MTRNVFLDPCWREADLGKPLPDSTHACSVCLPTWQSNIDYEEGVEAVVAKLEAGYPRFVINPIVRELHQQMLDMHGHPGEVRALAFCDPSAAARCAAFVEQETGRDDLVRIDGCSVFLAADAVGAAVYYWRYAGDGISSRSAKVLMDGGVLSDYAADGESARAEIRERIAAEYDGVAPDDVYLFPSGMAAIAGAHRVLQSLMPGGRFVQVDFPYVDALRVQRHFGARLSEFLHIDRDGAPSVAFGECFGNGDIAGVFVECPSNPLLRCVDLAELAQEAGRRDIPVVVDDTVSSSRNVDVIGHADMVSTSLTKWWSGSGDVMAGSIVLNPRGKHYERLKRAMDAARLPELCAPDALHLAPLTEGYAKRVAAASDNAKALVEWLRDQPEVARVWHPLTETANHYEAIRRADGGWGALFSLTFHGGEESSARFFDALELNKGPSLGTNFTLVCPYVLLAHYDELDWAAELGAPRDLVRVSVGCEPIDELIAKFERALAAIHRAA